A single Sylvia atricapilla isolate bSylAtr1 chromosome 29, bSylAtr1.pri, whole genome shotgun sequence DNA region contains:
- the STAC3 gene encoding SH3 and cysteine-rich domain-containing protein 3 codes for MTEKEVPEPPASPASGGKPKSRLQKLKQLFQRKPKEEPAPEPQPNGELVSPSGGPIFYIYEDDEEEEEEEEPEPPPEPEKLVNDKPHKFKDHYFKKPKFCDVCARMIVLNNKFGLRCKNCKTNIHHHCQTYVEMQRCFGKIPPGFRRAYSSPLYSDQQYAGTKDQLANRSDPVFETLRTGVIMANKERKKGQDDKKNPLAAMMDEEPEATKPVGSKAEGGASEGDKKAEKSPTDDKSKKPQPGGFLQSHYFVALYRFKALEKDDLDFPPGEKITVVDDSNEEWWRGKIGEKIGYFPPNFIIRVRAGERVHKVTRSFVGNREIGQITLKKDQIVVQKGEEVNGYVKVFTGRKVGLFPVDFLEEI; via the exons ATGACGGAGAAGGAAGTGCCAGAGCCACCAGCTTCACCTGCTTCAGGTGGGAAACCTAAGAGCCGG ctgcagaagctgaAGCAACTTTTCCAGCGGAAACCCAAGGAGGAGCCGGCGCCGGAGCCACAGCCCAACGGGGAGCTGGTCAGCCCCTCGGGGGGACCCATCTTCTACATCTATGAGGATGAcgaagaggaggaagaggaagaggagcccGAGCCACCTCCCGAACCCGAGAAACTTGTTAATGACAAACCTCACAAGTTCAAAGATCATTACTTCAAAAAGCCCAAATTCTGTGACGTTTGTGCCCGCATGATCGTCC TCAACAACAAATTTGGCCTGAGGTGCAAGAACTGCAAAACCAACATCCACCACCACTGCCAGACCTACGTGGAGATGCAGCGTTGCTTCGGCAAGATC ccGCCCGGGTTCCGCCGAGCGTACAGCTCTCCCCTCTACAGTGACCAGCAGTACGCCGGCACCAAGGACCAGCTC gcaaaCAGGAGCGACCCCGTGTTCGAGACGCTGCGGACGGGCGTCATCATGGCCAACAAGGAGCGCAAAAAGGGGCAGGACGACAAGAAGAAC cccttggcGGCGATGATGGACGAGGAGCCAGAGGCCACGAAGCCGGTGGGGAGCAAAGCTGAGGGTG GTGCCTCTGAAGGGGACAAGAAGGCTGAGAAGAGCCCAACAGACGACAAG AGCAAGAAGCCGCAGCCGGGGGGGTTCCTGCAGTCTCACTATTTCGTGGCACTTTATCGCTTCAAAGCCCTGGAGAAGGACGACCTGGACTTCCC ACCGGGGGAGAAGATCACGGTGGTCGATGACTCCAATGAGGAGTGGTGGCGG GGGAAAATCGGTGAGAAAATCGGGTATTTCCCTCCCAACTTCATCATCCGGGTGCGGGCAGGAGAGCGGGTGCATAAAGTGACACGTTCCTTCGTGGGCAACCGGGAGATCGGGCAGATCACGCTCAAGAAGGATCAG ATCGTGGTGCAGAAAGGGGAGGAGGTGAACGGTTATGTCAAAGTCTTCACCGGCCGCAAAGTGGGGCTCTTCCCTGTGGACTTCCTGGAGGAGATCTGA